From Corticium candelabrum chromosome 13, ooCorCand1.1, whole genome shotgun sequence, a single genomic window includes:
- the LOC134188919 gene encoding uncharacterized protein LOC134188919 yields MTRATFSQVLGFPELVLPWEQISLPVRLGGFGMSSLSSTFKLGYVASWIHSLAELPLRFPAVIPMVDNVVDHQFGSVGDALAKSIPPDKLLSDYLANPKKLQSRLSNQFFADQLQLSLNNSATARDASRLYSLQGKGAGAWLNAIPATQGFAFKPCDFRLASLVRLGLPISLSHWSEACNCSAPLDDSGYHLLTCKTGGGPIWSHESIAGVWSECLRSLQIHHRREPRNRYVTSDCRPDIVMFDSESASNLDLDISLAHPWSADAFPSSADRTGVAAKQRENRKAAKYSQQKLPGTSVLKAIPLVFEHFGAWGEEARNFLRKLAAFSSDEVGQPNAPEFVDFWRKRFSVQLQKCNARVIQKKLNVLCGGCQIPESLSTQFFYH; encoded by the coding sequence ATGACGCGCGCAACATTTTCACAAGTACTAGGCTTCCCCGAGTTGGTTCTTCCATGGGAGCAAATATCACTGCCAGTACGTCTGGGTGGATTTGGTATGTCATCCCTGTCGTCCACCTTCAAACTCGGTTACGTGGCTTCATGGATACACTCACTTGCTGAGCTCCCACTTCGTTTTCCTGCTGTAATACCCATGGTTGACAACGTGGTTGACCATCAATTTGGTTCAGTTGGTGATGCTCTTGCCAAGTCCATACCTCCTGACAAGcttctgtctgactatctggcaaatcctaagaaacttcaaagcagactttcaaatcagttctttgcagaCCAACTACAACTTTCATTAAATAACTCTGCTACGGCTAGAGATGCCTCTAGGTTATATTCCCTACagggaaaaggagctggagcgTGGCTAAATGCAATCCCTGCAACACAAGGTTTCGCATTCAAACCCtgcgattttcgcttggcgtcGCTTGTGAGGCTTGGATTGCCCATCTCTCTGTCACATTGGTCAGAGGCATGCAACTGCAGTGCACCACTGGATGACAGCGGATACCACCTACTCACATGCAAGACCGGTGGAGGCCCTATTTGGTCTCACGAATCAATTGCTGGGgtgtggtctgagtgcctCAGGAGCCTCCAAATCCACCATCGACGGGAGCCAAGGAACAGATATGTCACTTCAGATTGCAGgcctgacattgtcatgttcgattctgaatcagcttccaacctcgacctggacatctctctagcccacccttggagtgcggatgcatttccaagctctgctgatagaacaggcgtcgctgctaaacaacgagagaataggaaggcggcaaaatacagccaacaaaagctccctgggacttcagttctcaaagccatccccttggtattcgaacatttcggtgcatggggagaagaggccaggaacttcttgcgaaagctagcagctttctcatcagacgaagttggtcagccaaacgcaccggaatttgtggacttctggcgtaaacgattttcagtgcagctgcaaaagtgcaacgcacgggtcattcagaagaaattgaatgtgttgtgtggtgggtgtcagattcccgagtcactcagcactcaattcttttatcattag
- the LOC134189118 gene encoding uncharacterized protein LOC134189118, with the protein MSYMRVRFSLPSRKSNKQGYHYCVKNVPEQNVSQTTKNGNEQNQHLPPIPPPPPPPPPPLPPRLASSFLPPFPPGNRNRSRDVNIRPTRPSGPRPFSSNPRRPFSGGEGRQRPRPGESRPPPPRNGRSPNDKILNRPLGSIDTVSEQDLVNLLDFKRPGRHSQSLKKLPHPSDQKN; encoded by the exons ATGTCCTACATGCGCGTCCGGTTTAGTTTGCCGTCCAGGAAATCCAACAAGCAAGGCTATCATTACTGTGTTAAGAACGTACCCGAACAAAATGtgtcacaaacaacaaagaatggTAATGAGCAAAATCAACATCTGCCACCAattcctcctcctcctcctcctccacctcctcctcttcctcctcgTCTTGCTTCTTCGTTTCTTCCTCCTTTTCCACCA GGCAATAGAAACCGATCTCGTGACGTCAACATACGGCCAACACGACCTAGCGGACCAAGACCATTCTCGTCTAATCCTAGAAGACCGTTTAGTGGCGGAGAAGGCAGACAAAGACCAAGACCTGGAGAGTCTCGGCCTCCTCCTCCCCGTAATGGAAGGTCACCTAATGATAAAATATTAAATCGTCCGTTGGGTTCAATTGACACTGTAAGCGAACAAGATTTGGTAAATCTTCTCGATTTCAAACGCCCAGGTCGACATTCGCAATCTTTAAAGAAACTTCCTCATCCAAGCGATCAGAAAAATTGA
- the LOC134189217 gene encoding uncharacterized protein LOC134189217 — MKTSLAVLLVLLAATLALRNGGKRGRPNKKFHNQNLQECGPDITCSQPLRCCPGLRNATVSHCQRVSPVNGRCDLTGESGCGCESGLVCSNSTINKRRLQHDVDEHRDSHEKNRSKSWNHGICLRLNADGTEDTTSNNNRSDSSGRRNLQRNQDRDGNPPQEPKSKLPKQECELTGTASDANVCPEKFQCCPGKNASAFFCQKPRKLNKSCDLDNQKGCGCVTGLTCVDVTDTTNTKPNNGKRTRMNKRKGVCRAQTTE, encoded by the exons ATGAAAACCAGTTTGGCAGTGTTACTTGTGCTCCTTGCAGCTACTCTTGCTCTAAGGAATGGAGGCAAACGTGGCAGACCCAACAAAAAATTTCACAATCAAAACTTGCAGGAG TGTGGCCCAGATATAACGTGTTCTCAGCCTCTGCGTTGTTGTCCGGGATTGAGAAACGCAACAGTTTCTCACTGTCAGAGAGTCAGCCCGGTGAACGGCCGCTGCGACTTGACCGGAGAAAGCGGGTGTGGATGCGAGAGCGGCCTAGTCTGTTCGAATAGCACAATCAACAAACGTAGACTGCAGCATGATGTCGATGAACATCGTGACAGCCATGAAAAAAATCGCTCCAAATCCTGGAATCATGGAATTTGTCTTCGGCTGAACGCTGACGGTACTGAAGATACTACgtccaacaacaacagaagcgAT TCGTCTGGTCGTCGAAATCTACAAAGAAACCAGGATAGAGACGGCAATCCCCCCCAAGAACCAAAGTCCAAACTCCCAAAGCAAGAG TGTGAGTTGACGGGGACAGCAAGCGATGCAAATGTGTGCCCCGAAAAGTTTCAATGCTGCCCGGGGAAAAACGCCAGTGCATTTTTCTGTCAAAAACCGCGTAAACTCAACAAATCGTGTGATCTCGACAATCAGAAGGGATGTGGATGCGTGACCGGTCTAACATGTGTAGACGTGACTGAtaccacaaacacaaaacccAACAATGGCAAAAGAACAAGAATGAATAAACGTAAAGGAGTTTGCCGTGCACAAACAACAGAGTGA
- the LOC134189219 gene encoding uncharacterized protein LOC134189219 gives MSQLESCPYESCHVSGTLQRVLGHTRHAHDPNLLPGDFISRHSLQRCPHCSKWFLKLGQHMSQCRKRQSFPVSGQRSSAPADTSAPSPPSPSLRNASSTVVPTMVSEPQDLSQPTSSISALNPESTAWRFIRDLPVQSILEATPPRVVQTINSSVKARFQDCCAIALKKIQDNPDDVSAWKLLFLIPRMLLRPMVRGGKNGLRDVKLAYEKFLSWQWEDLVKLQGLPTKRASYGSEEARIAAALRLVRCGELSRASKVLTSTGLAESSAETTAKLALKHPRRSTTIIREATPHHESINLTRSILFDVIRRSPRGSGTGPSGWRFEHLKVLIENDFTADCLFSACTAIAHGILPEIATKLLSSSRLIAIPKPNGDVRPIAIGECIRRVTSRAICVQMKNSFASFFCPIQHGVSTENGSELIIHHIELMLEHNPDWIVLKSDVKNAFNSINRHHLLNELRQSFPELYNYASQMYGGFNSLVFMEGGTAVAISSEEGIHQGDPLGPALFATAIHPILRDLQERFQEIHILAYLDDVFLLGHPDKTLEAFQNLKDMFLSGSLSVSDSKCEIFSPSDRSVRVFFV, from the exons ATGTCTCAGCTAGAGAGCTGTCCCTATGAGTCTTGTCATGTTTCTGGCACTCTTCAGAGAGTTCTCGGTCATACTCGTCACGCTCATGACCCAAATCTTCTACCAGGCGACTTCATCTCTCGTCATAGCTTACAGCGTTGCCCCCACTGCTCCAAATGGTTTCTAAAGCTTGGGCAACACATGTCTCAATGTAGGAAGCGGCAGAGTTTTCCCGTAAGTGGCCAACGGTCATCCGCACCAGCAGACACAAGTGCGCCATCACCACCGTCACCTTCGTTGAGGAATGCATCCTCCACAGTCGTGCCAACTATGGTATCTGAGCCTCAAGATCTTTCTCAACCTACGAGTAGTATCAGTGCACTCAACCCGGAATCAACCGCTTGGCGTTTCATTCGGGACCTCCCAGTGCAGTCAATCTTAGAAGCCACGCCCCCTCGCGTTGTCCAAACGATCAATTCCTCCGTCAAGGCTCGTTTCCAGGACTGTTGTGCTATTGCCCTAAAGAAAATCCAAGATAACCCAGATGACGTTTCGGCATGGAAGCTTCTCTTTCTCATCCCTCGCATGCTTCTCCGACCTATGGTGAGAGGTGGCAAGAACGGCCTTCGAGATGTAAAGTTAGCGTATGAGAAATTTTTGAGCTGGCAATGGGAGGACCTTGTCAAACTGCAAGGCTTGCCGACCAAACGAGCTTCGTATGGAAGTGAGGAAGCCAGGATAGCAGCGGCACTAAGATTAGTGAGATGTGGTGAGTTGTCACGTGCGTCTAAGGTCCTCACTAGCACCGGATTGGCTGAATCGTCAGCGGAGACAACCGCAAAATTGGCACTAAAACATCCAAGGAggtcaacaacaataataaggGAGGCTACACCTCACCACGAGTCCATCAATTTAACTAGATCTATTCTCTTTGATGTTATCAGACGATCACCGCGTGGATCTGGAACAGGCCCGTCAGGTTGGCGCTTTGAGCATTTGAAAGTGCTAATTGAAAATGATTTCACTGCTGATTGCCTCTTCTCTGCCTGCACTGCCATCGCTCATGGGATACTTCCTGAAATAGCTACCAAGCTGTTGTCTTCTTCCCGGTTAATTGCTATCCCTAAGCCAAATGGCGATGTGAGACCCATTGCTATCGGAGAATGCATTCGCCGAGTAACCTCGAGAGCCATCTGTGTGCAAATGAAAAACAGTTTTGCCAGCTTCTTCTGCCCTATCCAGCATGGAGTTTCCACAGAGAATGGTTCAGAGTTAATTATTCACCATATTGAGCTGATGCTGGAACACAACCCTGATTGGATTGTTCTGAAGTCCGATGTAAAGAATGCATTCAACTCTATCAATAGACATCACCTGCTCAACGAGCTACGCCAGTCCTTCCCTGAGCTATACAATTACGCATCACAGATGTATGGTGGATTCAACTCACTAGTCTTCATGGAGGGTGGTACAGCAGTCGCTATATCATCGGAAGAAGGCATCCACCAAGGCGACCCTCTTGGTCCAGCCTTGTTTGCCACAGCAATTCATCCAATTCTGAGGGATCTCCAGGAAAGATTTCAAGAAATTCATATCCTAGCTTACCTTGACGACGTGTTTCTATTGGGTCATCCGGACAAAACCTTGGAAGCTTTCCAGAATCTAAAGGATATGTTCCTTTCTGGCAGTTTATCCGTCTCAGACTCCAAATGCGAGATCTTCAGTCCTTCAG ATCGTTCAGTCAGGGTCTTCTTTGTGTGA